The genomic window CCTCACGTCCTTAATTAAAGAGTTTCCCTCACAACCTTGCCGATGTATTCACCCACCTGGGTCATGTTTACCTACCAATGACAAAAGCCATATTTGGGTAAGCTCCGATGATACACCAACATCTAGTCGAGGCCATTTCTTGTTTAGATCGACACCCTCCTACAAGAGGTGTTTCAGATCGCAATCAAATGGAGAGCAGTCTCACCAACCGTAAATATTACATCTTGTAAACTAAAGTAAAGTTGCTTTAATATTGTCTGCACCCAGCCTCTGTCGAAACTATGCACCCAGAGCCAATTGAGATGCGCCTGCAAAAACTCAAGCAAGAGCAGGAACTAATTTTAAGCCAAGTGGACAATGCGATCGCTATATTTGACAGATCCCATCGACTTGTCTTGTTCAACAATAAGCTTTCTGCGATTTGGGGCTTTTCCTCAGAGTGGCTGCAAAGCAAGCCGACGTATGAAGCTGTTTTTGCTGAAATCTTAGCGCAGGGCTACTGGTTAGAAGCGCAGCACAAACAGCTGGTTTCTACTATTGAGCAAGCAGAGGCTGAAAATGTTTCCTACTATATCGAGCAAAGCAATGGCATCTGCCTTGATGTTTACGCCACCGTAACATCAGACGGGGGATGCCTGTTTACCTTCCGAGACGTGACCAGCTACCAGCGAGCCCTAAAGGAAGCTCAGCTGACACAGGCAAATTTAAATGCCCAAGTGAGGCGTCAAGCTTTTTTATTAAGCTTAACAGAACAGCTACAGCCTGCTACCGATCTGCGGGAAATTGGGCAGTTTGCCCTTAGCTATCTGGTAGAAGTAATGGGTGCAGCTTTTGGCGATGTTAAGGTAATTACTGGAGAAGGAGTCGATCGCCAAGCAGGCGTCCTCACCAATAAAGTTTTGGGACAATTTATTGCCACTTACGGCGAAGTCGCTGTTGCTGAAATGGAAGCGCTGCTCTCTAGAGGCATTCCTTACGGTCAAGGACTACTTTGGGAAGTGGTGGAAACGGGCAAGCCAATTTTTGTGGAAGATTATTACAACCACCAAAACGCACTACCGGGGTTTCGCCACCCAGCGATCGGTCAGTTGGGCATTTTTCCCATTCCAGCTGCGGATGGCACCATCATAGGGGTTTTAACCCTGGAATCTCGCAGTTTGCAGAAGTTACAAGAAGCTCCCCAACAGGATATGCTCCTGGCAGCTTGTCGGACTTTGGGTGTCGCGATCGAACGCGCTCAAGCTCAAGAGAGTCTGCGTCAGATTAACGAGGACTTAGAGCGAGCATCCCAGATGAAATCTGAGTTTCTCACCTCCATGTCCCACGAACTGCGGACACCCCTCAATAGCATTCTCGGATTTTCTGACTTGTTATTGAGACAAAAGGCCGGTTCTTTGAGCGATCGCCAGATCGGCTATGTCCAAACGATTGAAAAAAGCGGTCAACACCTATTGCAGTTGATTAACGACATTTTGGATTTATCCAAAATTGAAGCTGGCAAAGCAGAAATCGACCTACAACCTGTCTCCCTGCAATACCTCTGTACCGAATGCCTGAAGATGATTCAGCCGCGTGCAGATAAAAAACGACTGGCTCTTTCGTTGGAAATTGACTATCGACTCAAGAACGCGAACTTGGACGAGCGTCGCGTCAGCCAAATTTTGATTAATTTACTTTCCAATGCCGTTAAATTCACGCCGGAAGGCGGACAAATTAAGCTCAGCAGTCGATTGATTTATGGAAATAAACTGGCAAAGGAATATCGGCCCGATCGCAGTCCTATCAATCCCAGTACCCCTTATCTGTGCCTGGAAGTAAAAGATTCTGGAATCGGCATTGCCAAGGATAAGTGGCATTTGCTGTTCCGACCTTTCCAGCAGGTAGATGCTTCTTTAACTCGGCGTCACGAAGGTACAGGTTTAGGTTTGGCTTTAACAAAGCGATTGGCGGAACTGCACGGCGGTACTGTCTCCCTGGAATCGGTGGAAAATGAAGGCTCTACATTTCGGATCTGGCTACCTTTGACCGAAATGCGAGAGGAGTCATTAGTCAGTAGTCATTCGTCATTAGTTACTAGCAAAAAACAAATGACAGATGACAAAATAAAAATGACTATTGACAAATCAAATGCCAAACGGGTGTTAGTAGTTGAGGATCAGCCTTACAATCAAGCGTTAATTTCTGAAGTGCTGGAACTGGAAGGCTATGCAGTTGAGTTAATCTATGACGGTCGCACGATGATGGAAATGATTAACTCTCCTCTGGTAACACCTCAATCTTTACCTGATATAATTTTAATGGATATCCAATTGCCAGAGGTAGATGGCTTTCAGATCATTCGTCACCTCAAGCTTCACCCTTTGTGGAAAAATGTGCCGACGATCGCTGTAACTGCGATCGCAATGGCGGGCGATCGCGATCGCTGTTTGGCTGCTGGTGCCAATGCCTACCTCAGCAAGCCTTTGAATATCGATGAATTGATGG from Argonema galeatum A003/A1 includes these protein-coding regions:
- a CDS encoding ATP-binding protein translates to MRLQKLKQEQELILSQVDNAIAIFDRSHRLVLFNNKLSAIWGFSSEWLQSKPTYEAVFAEILAQGYWLEAQHKQLVSTIEQAEAENVSYYIEQSNGICLDVYATVTSDGGCLFTFRDVTSYQRALKEAQLTQANLNAQVRRQAFLLSLTEQLQPATDLREIGQFALSYLVEVMGAAFGDVKVITGEGVDRQAGVLTNKVLGQFIATYGEVAVAEMEALLSRGIPYGQGLLWEVVETGKPIFVEDYYNHQNALPGFRHPAIGQLGIFPIPAADGTIIGVLTLESRSLQKLQEAPQQDMLLAACRTLGVAIERAQAQESLRQINEDLERASQMKSEFLTSMSHELRTPLNSILGFSDLLLRQKAGSLSDRQIGYVQTIEKSGQHLLQLINDILDLSKIEAGKAEIDLQPVSLQYLCTECLKMIQPRADKKRLALSLEIDYRLKNANLDERRVSQILINLLSNAVKFTPEGGQIKLSSRLIYGNKLAKEYRPDRSPINPSTPYLCLEVKDSGIGIAKDKWHLLFRPFQQVDASLTRRHEGTGLGLALTKRLAELHGGTVSLESVENEGSTFRIWLPLTEMREESLVSSHSSLVTSKKQMTDDKIKMTIDKSNAKRVLVVEDQPYNQALISEVLELEGYAVELIYDGRTMMEMINSPLVTPQSLPDIILMDIQLPEVDGFQIIRHLKLHPLWKNVPTIAVTAIAMAGDRDRCLAAGANAYLSKPLNIDELMATVRSFLDKK